The genomic region AAAAACTCCTAGTCATTCTAGTAAAGATGGTATTGCTACCCCAATGAGCAATAATCCTGCACTAACCTCTTCTAAAAAAGAAGGATCAACTTCTAAGTTACCTCACATGTCACTTAATTTCACACTAGTTAGAGAAATCAATAAATTGACCGTATCATTGGTGAGGAAATTTGGAAGTACTGGAGTTGGAGCTAGTTCTTCCAAGGCTTCAAAGGATAGCTCGACTCTTATAAAGACCACAACTAAGGTATGGTCCTGCCTCAATGCTTATTTCATTATACACCCTCTTACGAAacctttaattttgttatgatcTTCCATTTGCAGGCTTCTAAGAATGAGTCTCAAAAGCATTCTTCATTTACTCCGTTAACAGAAGCGCAAAGGTAacgattttgaaaaatagttagTCACgtgacatatttttttattacatttatttttctaatggaTCAAATCCTGCCATCATCCATGTAAATATTGTAGAATCATAGGTCCAAAACACCTATTTTTTCATCATATGACCCCAAATGGCACTTGCTCTATTTAGAGTAAGTTTAATCTCTTGTTTAACAAGTATTAAAGTCAAGAATAACTAAGCAATCTGTCTTGCGGCATTCATTTTTTGACCATGGCAATGAATTGAAACATGTTTGCTGCTAGGCTTTAATTTATGAAGAgaatgaatgattatatatcatttttgtGTATATATGAGTTGTTATGTGTTAACTACAAAAACATTTCTCATCCTTGGGAAACTAGTACTAGTGAATAAGTGGATGATTTGTTGATTTTGGCAAGTACCTTCAACAGCAATTACAGCTACACCCCGAAGAGGATTCTTAATTGTGGTTATTATTTCTAGACTAAGTTATCCAATGCTTTAAATGGATGCAGAAGTAAAAGGAAAACCCCCATTATATCCTCCCCATTTAGGTTGAGCACCGAAGAAAGAGCTTCAATTAGAAAGAAGGTAAAACTCATTCTTTACTTTTCTCTTATAATTCACTGATTATGCCTTgatacatttatttaatttcttatctttctttgCCTGCTGATCTTCATGATTTCAGAAACTTGAGAAAGTGTGCAATGCTAGTGAATCACAGAAAGTGCAGCCACATACAAAATTCAAGGTGGGTTGACATGTAAAACCAACAGATTTAACACCTAGTATAAATTGTCATTCTAATCGTTATatatagacttaaatatgtttaaaatatcTAATATATATTCGATTTTTGTTTCGAGtcccttataattttttttgttgttttaagtttctcatatattaaattttttatttcaagtcCCTATCGTCAGTTAAATAATGACATGACACTATTTCTACGTTTCTTTCAATATATGTCAGTCATTAGGATAGTATTATATCATCATTTAACCGATGACAGAGACTTGAaacaaaacttttaatatatcaGAAACTTAAaaccataaaataatttaccaaaaagtcaaacaaaaataaaatatatatcatgacctaaaaattatttaagcctTATATATATTACATGGTTTCTTCATCTTAATCAGTAACATTGAATCCTCTGACACGCAGGAGAAAGCAGAGACAAAGATTAGAAAACTAAGTCAGAGAATTTGTTTCAAAGCAGGGTCATCACCTGATTTTTACCAGGATAGAGAAGCATCACAAAAGGTATATTTTCCCATTtgtttacaaataataatatgcaTGGATGCTTCAAAATTCATGACGTATCCGAATTGCAACCGTATAGGATACTAATGCGTGATTACATATCAAGAGAAATTGTTGTAAGATTGGAGACTGGCACATACATatggttttcaatttttcatcaaTCTACACATGGTAGTCCTAAACTCAATTCAAAGAAATATTGTACATAGGATGTTAAAATATCTAGGTTATACATGAGAAATTATCATATGGAAAGATTTCTTatcataatttaacaaaaatgtcATATTTATGTATTGTATCATGTCGAATTTGCTACTTATTCTCCCAAGAATTGAAAAGTTAacataaatttgtttaattgcTGATTTCTTGCAGGATCGATTAACACCTCCTGAGTCACCCAAAGAGGGAAGAAAACCCACTTTAAGTGTCGTAGAGAGTAAAAGTTCTTTACCTCGTAATAGACCTTTCCAGGGAAAGAATTGTGGCACCATGACTCTGCCTCGCACTTCAAATTCCTCTATGATTACTACTCatgaaaatacatctccaaatATTCAGCATAGAAATCCAAATGATAGAAATTACAAACAATTTTAGGGAGTACACTATTAATGTGTAATGCACTTCTACTTTTGTAGCCAAAGATCATagttaatatgtaaatatagcTTCATGAAAATGAGGCTTCTGGTGTGCGTGTTTTGGGTATATGGCTGTATGGTATGACCCTATGGCATGACTTAttactatttcttttttctcgtattttttttttctccttcactaTGTGTTTTTGTCCATTGTTGATCTATatctatattaaatattttcatacaaATATTATTCATCCAAGtaaaattacttctatttttcTCCTCAAATTATAATTCATTTAACTAATccgacaaattaatttttattttaaactttttcataTCCACATgttccttaaaaaaatcaatactgTTATGGAAACAAATGAAAGTTCTGAACCAGGGGCGGACCCAGGATCTATTGACTGGGGGAACcaggttta from Glycine soja cultivar W05 chromosome 16, ASM419377v2, whole genome shotgun sequence harbors:
- the LOC114390244 gene encoding protein WVD2-like 7; this translates as MYVAEKLNKGDSSACLMQQQPFCYASGFPKEANKSNPNNALGQSVSFGRFMPESLAWEKWSTFSHNRYVEEAERFTRPGSVAQKKAFFEAHYMKLAAQKAAALLEQANSASQTQQEQEEAIVDNTHNLNMTSPKSKLVLLEENAQVFNSEPDATTYNSNSNTDAALPQSDMLGGAQPLIDHQAFVVKLQNQLGKVDNYKEPSEEGTNFDQNILQSTGKKKQAVSSFKLLKVIGTPKFNSTPVKSKTPSHSSKDGIATPMSNNPALTSSKKEGSTSKLPHMSLNFTLVREINKLTVSLVRKFGSTGVGASSSKASKDSSTLIKTTTKASKNESQKHSSFTPLTEAQRSKRKTPIISSPFRLSTEERASIRKKKLEKVCNASESQKVQPHTKFKEKAETKIRKLSQRICFKAGSSPDFYQDREASQKDRLTPPESPKEGRKPTLSVVESKSSLPRNRPFQGKNCGTMTLPRTSNSSMITTHENTSPNIQHRNPNDRNYKQF